A stretch of DNA from Triticum dicoccoides isolate Atlit2015 ecotype Zavitan chromosome 2A, WEW_v2.0, whole genome shotgun sequence:
TTTTTAAATATATCTTAAACAGGTTTTTATACATGCTttacatttttcaaatattttatTAACAACTAGCACAAattcccgtgcgttgcaatgggggaGAAAATATAACACATGCttttaacccaacaaccatcatTCAATAGgttcatctcctttatttttgcgaggcatcatatttgtgttgccgcttatcctccttgtcACCCTCGCTGGTGATggtctcggtgttcacacaaaacaacaataaACGcgtttgaatatggttaatcctaaggcgtctctctctccctctcctccatcgccctctctctctctctctcgctcgctttctctctCTCCCGCGATGAGAATCTGTTGTTTCCCCTGCGACatatttcagaggtatgcatgtgtagttatcgatgttttcttttccctatatggttatagtggggtgtttatttgcaatccggatcgccgcgGTACGAAAAAAAacggatcttgcgctataaattataagtttgcttccaaaacaatattttaaaaatatttaacaggtaaaattaacatcatatttagattacacacatttttctaataaaatttcatatataatatgttaaaatcgaagttacggtttaaaagatacggataatttataaaatcatttgtttgatttaaatatattccaaaataatatttaaaaatacttaacaggtaaaaataatctcatattcatattctacatattttttaatcaaatttcatatataaaatgttaaatcggagttacggtttaaaagatatggatgatttaaaaaagtatttgtttgacttaaatatgatcagcGGATGAAAAACCTAAAACGTCAGGTTTTTTTTCGAAAaacgtaaaataacggttcgggtatGACTTAAATCCGGATgacgggttgatttcaagaaaacacagggacttttctgaaaaatgccatgacggacgaaagaaacccaatttgctttattattaggtaaagataaagattttCAAGCACATGTTTTGATCATATTTAAAtatttttgaacatttttcaatTACACGTCAATACATATTTTAAAATGATATGAAACTTTTTTTAAACTACATAAACATTTTGTGTATTGTATAATTTTTTTAAGAGGTCATGAACATAGTTTTTAAATGCGTGCACATTTTTGAAAGGTCATTTTGAATTACAAAACGTTTTTCTATATTTTTTAAAAATTCCACACACATTTTTCAGAAACGTGCACATTTTTTAAATGGATGAAACATTTTTTGAATGATGATAACTTTTTTAATTAAGGAAACCAACTTTTTACACCGTGTTAaccttttttaaaattttgaaGCAAACTGTTTGGAATATACTCCCTTCTTCCCATAATGTAAAGCGTCTTTCTAACACTAGTGCAGTTTTAAAAAAcgttttatattatgagacggagagtATGTCTTATAATATTCTAAAAAAGAAATAATCAAACCTGTCCAGTAAGCAACACAACAACAATAAAACAACAAGTACTATATTAGCACTACAAAAACAACGTACTTCCAATGAGAGCTGAGCTCGCAGAAAAAATCGATTTGCTGGATTGGTCCACTTGTTACGGTCCTTTAGACGAGCGGTACGTGTAGCTCGCAGTAGGCGAGTTATACTGCCGCACTCGCCCTACAACGCATTAGGTGGCCAATATATAGCCCTAGGATAATGCCTCGTATATCATGTAGGATTAAATATCAGGTAAAATAATTTCAGATAGGGAAGCAAGATTCTCTGCAGGAGGCAGGTGTTTGGAGAGAAAAAATATGGTTCGATGTAAAAAGCTCAAAAGGTTGGAGTGAAGAGTAAAGATGCATGCGTACTAGAGTTTTTATTATCTATCTTAATGAGGCCCATTAGTGATAGCTTGCATTGGGGAGAAAAATTCAATGTAGGTGCCTCAAACTTCTTCTAATTTTTTTAGACAATTTTTTTGAGTTCTTTTTTTCGATTATTTTTTTGTTGAGAACTTTTTTGAGGGGTAATACTTCTATCTTTAGTCACGATACTATGGCGGCCCGATAAGTCTCCGTGGTGGGCCTTAGATGGGCCAGCCCATAAACCATCTCAGCCGGGGTTTTATCACTCGCCGAGAGAGAGCTGAAAAGGCAGAGACAGGAAGAGGTGTGgcatcatcgtcttcctcctctcttcttatcCGGAAGTACACCATGCTCCCGATGTCCGTCCACCCCGCTACTACGCCGGCCCTCGCGTCGCGCCCCCGCGTCTCCCTGCCCAGACCTTCCacatccccgtcctcctcctcctcttccggcCTTGTTCCCCTCAAGAGCAGGAGGCTGCCCCTTCGCTCGCTCCgcatcctcgccgccgccgccgctgccggcgccgtcgaAGCGGGGGAGCCATACGTCGGTTTGGGGGACGAGGAGCCACTTGGCGGAGAAGGAGATGCGGAAGCCGTGGCGGAAAGCGAGGAGGTAATGGTCTTTTCAGCTGCTCTGAAACTTGGGTCATTTTCTGTCCGTGCGATAAATCATGCTAGTTCCTTAAGTACCAACTGTAGCTCAGTCCGTGGAAGTTGGTACTACATTGTTTTTACTCCGTAGAAGGAGTTTCAGTTAGATTCCGTTGCAAATGTACTGTCCTCTTGTTCACTGAAATTTATTAGGCTGTCTGTTTCCGCTGATGAATTGGAGAAGTCTAGTTTTGAACTTTTATACGGTCTTTAGTGCATACCATTTTTTGTGCTTGGCTGCATGTAAGCAAGAAATAAAATGTTGTGGAGTCTGCATATGCTGTGGACCTTGCTCATAACATGAATATTTGGTGTGTGTGGTTGAAATTAAGTGACAGTTGTATATGCTTACATGGACTTCCTCTCATGAATTGTAGTATGAGGATTGCATTTTACTAAAACTGGCCTCAGATATTATTTTTAAAGACGAATAGCATACGAAAACAGCACCCTAGTCCCAGAGTCCATTGAAAATGAAATCCGGAAAATCATAACCACGTTACAGTACAGCACAGGCTTGCGGAAGTGATGTCCGACATCAGAAAGTCGACAGTGTAACAATAGTTTTGAATGTAAATCATTTTAATTTTGAGCTGTGCTAAAACTGCATAACTGGATTCACATGGCAGACAAAACTTGTAATGCCAGAATGAAATTTGAAATAATTTGAATTGTGCATGGCAGTACAAGGTGGAGGTGCCTGAAAAGCAGGACCCGATGCTGGTGCTCAAGTTCATATGGATGGAGAAGAACATCGGCATAGCGCTTGACCAGATGGTTCCGGGTGTTGGCAGCATCCCCTTAAGCCCGTACTACTTCTGGCCGCGGAAAGATGCATGGGAGGAACTGAGAGCGAAGCTGGAGGAGAAAGAGTGGATCTCGCAGAAGCAGATGATCATCCTTCTCAACCAGGCCACCGACATCATCAACCTCTGGCAGCAAGGCGGCGGCAGCTTGTCGACATGAGCGGCTGTTCAGTGTCTTTCTTCTTGCTTTGTTGTTCATTAATGTTAAAGCCACGATGCCACATGGTACATGATCCTGTAGATCGTCTCAATCTGTTCTCGTATGATCCTGTTTGTGGAAAATGAACGCAAGGGTGGAGTATTTGGGTTGTGTTATTGGCAAGGACGGTGTTTAAGATGATTTCCGTGAGTGGTTCCCTTATTCTATTACCATTATATTATGATATGATGCGTTGCCGACCATTCTCTCGCGAAAAGAAGCAGCTACCAGCATCAGAGTACCACTGGATGGACATATGACCAATATTCTGCCGGAGAGCTTCATACTGGGCTACTATGCAATTTCAGCCGTCAAGAGTCAACAGAAAAATCCACGTACCTCTCGGGTCGCCTTCCCCACGGGCGACTCGGGAGGGCTCCGCCGCCGCCTAGTCCCTCCAGTACCTTTCTCCCCCTCCGCTCTGCCGATGGTcggcgccgggcaaagcccgtgcgtgCGACGGCGGCGCGAGCGTCCTGATCCGCGGGGTGCAGCCCTTCTGACGGTGTGGCGGATCCCAGAGGCGGCGGACTCGCGGCGATGCACAGGTGCCCAGATCCATGGGTGTGGGACTCTCGGCAGCGTGCGGGCTCCCGGCGGCGGCGGGCTTGGGTGATGGCATCGGCCGCGCGGTGCCGGATCTCGTCGCTCGCGGCGGATCTTGCCACTCCGGCCTTCGTGGAGGaaccttgtaacgccctcgatgcggctatatctcccacgtgtcgaagcacgacttagaggcataaccgcattgaaagcaatgtcgcaagtgaggtaatcttcacacaacccatgtaatacataagggaaagagatacatagttggcttacaatcgccacttcacacaaatacatgaataaagcattacatcaaccagatacaattaaggtccgactacggaaccaaaataaaagaagactaccccaaatgctacacagatccccgatcgtcccgactgggctccactactgatcaactagcacgaaacaacacaaaggacaagatcttcatcgagcttctccttgagcttggttgcgtcacctgctcggttacatcggcacctgcaaactggtttgggaAGTaaatgtgagccacagggactcagcaatctcacaccctcacgatcaagactatttaaacttatgggtaaggtaaatgtatgatgtggagctgcagcaagcgactagcatatatggtggctaacctattcgcaaaagagagcaagaagagaaggcaaaagcacgatcgaacaactattgatcaagaagtgatcctagaacaacctacgtcaagcataactctaac
This window harbors:
- the LOC119355387 gene encoding 30S ribosomal protein 3, chloroplastic, producing the protein MLPMSVHPATTPALASRPRVSLPRPSTSPSSSSSSGLVPLKSRRLPLRSLRILAAAAAAGAVEAGEPYVGLGDEEPLGGEGDAEAVAESEEYKVEVPEKQDPMLVLKFIWMEKNIGIALDQMVPGVGSIPLSPYYFWPRKDAWEELRAKLEEKEWISQKQMIILLNQATDIINLWQQGGGSLST